Within the Herbaspirillum sp. RTI4 genome, the region GGCTTCCAGCTTGTCCAGGTCGATATTGCGTGTCACCGGGTCGATATCGGCGAAAACGGGCGTAGCGCCGGTTTCGAGAATCACATTCGCTGTCGCCACCCAGGAAATCGGCGTGGTGATGACTTCGTCACCCGCACCGATACCCGCCACGCGCAAGCCGATTTCCATGGTGCAGGTGCCGGAATTGAAGGTGCGAACCGGACGACCGCCGAAATAATCGCTCAGGGCTTTTTCAAACGCCTGCACTTTGGGGCCGCTGGTGATCCAGCCTGAGCGCAAGACGTCGCCCACAGCGGCGATGGTTGCTTCGTCTATCGTTGGTCGGGAAAAGGGGAGGAATGTTTGCGTCATCGCTGGTTCGCTATAAAAAAGAGAAATACGGAGTCGGCCAGTTGGGGAGCAGGGCGTTTCAGCTACGGGTCAGCAATACGACGCCGACAATGATCACGGCGATGGCCAGCAGGCGTTGCACACTGACTGCTTCACCCAGAAAATACCACGCGCCGATGGCATTGATGACATAACCGATCGAGAGCAGAGGGTAGGCAATAGTAACGTCTACCCTCGATAAGCCGATAATCCAGACCCCGACGGAGAGTACATAGCAGGTCAGTCCGCCGAGAATCGGTACTTGCGTCGCCAGTTTGACGCCGGTGGCAAACCAGTTTTCCGCAGTCAGGTGGATGGCTCCGACGGCATTCGTGCCTGCTTTTAGCAGCAACTGGGCGAGGGCATTGAGGCAAATGCCGACGAAAATGAAACCAAAAGTAGTGATATTCAATGCGTTTCCTGTTTTTCTGGTGTGGGCAAAAGTGCCGGCAGCATATCGTTGGCGACGATGACGCGCCGCGGGTCTTGTCCCAGCACGCGCATTGGCAGGCCTTTTTTCTGGAGCCGGAGATAAATGTCAGGCTCGATGAAGGCGATATCTTTTTTGCCGGCAGCCTGGTCGGCGCGCCACAGAACGGCAAATGCGTCGACTTTGGGAATCCATAGCTGCGGTTCCTGCCCTAGTCCGAATTCCATCTCATCCGCATGTTCAACCAATGTCATGGTTCTGCGCAGATAAAACGGTAAGGACTGTTCATAAAGACCGACCATGAACAGTGCGGTATCGGGCTTTATTTCTTGTTGCAGCATCGGTACATAAGCAACACCAGCAGAGTATGCACCCTGTTTTTCGTGTCCGAGAATCAGCAATTGTCCAGCCAGGAATGCCGTCAGCGCGAGGACGGCAATGGACACTTCTTTGTAGCGACGCGCAAAACGCATGGCGAACAGGCCGCCCAGCAAGCCGATGATGGCGGCGGCGTAAATCCAGGGTACATGGGCTTCAATCAGCGGTTGCGAAAAACCATCTTTCGCCATTTCAGGGATACGTGCGATGAACGGCAGGCTGACTGCGCAGGGGATGGCCAGTAAGGCCGCGCAACCTATGACGGCGCGGTAGCTTGCCTTGTCCAGGTAGCAGGCGATCAGCAGCGCTACGGCGGGAAAGATCGGCAGGATGTAGGACGGTAGCTTGGAGCCGGAAATACTGAAGAAAATAAAAATGAATGCTGCCCATACCAGTAGCATTTTGCGCGGCTGGAATCCATTCCGACTGTATCCCTGATCCTGATCCCGACGACCGTGCCAGAGACTCTGCACCAGCACACCCAGCCAGGGAATGATGCCTAGCAGCAGGATGGGAAAAAAGTAATACCAGGGACCTGCGCGGTGATGGATCTTCGAGGTGAAGCGTTGCAGATGCTCATGGATGAAAAAGAAATGCAGAAATTCGGGATTTTTTAGCGACACCAAGACAAACCAGGGCGTAGTGATGAGGAAAAAAAGGCATAGCCCCTTGCCCAGATGAAGACGCTTCCAGATCGCCCAGTCGCTTGACACCAGCGTGTACAGCACGAGCACCGCGCCGGGGAGCACGATGCCGATCAGTCCTTTGGACAGCACCGCCAGCGCCATGCCGGCCCAGCAGATGAGCATCCAGTTGCGATTTTCCGCAGTGCCAGCGTCGCTGCGTTGCGATAGCAACAGGCCGCACAGCGTCAGCGTCATCATGCCGGCCAGTCCCATGTCCAGCGTATTGATGTGGCCCAGTCCGGCCCAGAAGAAGCTGGAGCCGAGGACCAGTGCGGCGTACAAGCCGATGCGGCGGTTGAATACGCGGCGACCGGTGTGGGCAACCAGTCCGATGCCGAGCAGGCCGCAGAGGCCGGTCCAGAGCCGTGCCTGCCATTCTCCCAGACCGAACAGTTCGAACGTGATCGCGTTCATCCAGGTTTGCAGCGGCGGTTTTTCAAAGTACTTGATGCCGTTCAACCGAGTGGTGACCCAGTCGTGACTGAACACCATTTCCCGCGCCATTTCAGCGTAGCGTCCTTCATCGGTCGGAACCAGAACCCGGGCACCAAGCATGTAAAACCATACTGTCAGGAAGAGGATAAACAGTATCCAGCCCAGTTTCCGTGATTGATGCCATTCGCGCCCGTGGCCGGTCGTCATAGACTTTTTCCTGATTCTTGGGGTTCGAAAATCAATGCCAGGGCGACTTTGCGTCCTTCTGCCATCAAAATATTGTAGGTGCGGCAGGCGGCTTGATTGTCCATGCATTCGACGCCGATGCGCCTTTCAGTCAAGGCTGTCATTAGTTTGGGATGGGCGAAACGCTGGCGTTGCCCGGTGCCGAGGATGACAACATCCGGTTGGGTGGCATCGATTTGTGCGAAATGCTCCGCCGTGAGCGAGTCAAAGGCGCTGACCGGCCACTCTGCCGGGGCTATTTCGGGGAGTACCAGGAGACTGTATCGATAGCGTTGGGCATTAAACTCTACGCCGTCGTCGTCGTAGGCGGTCACGGTCTGGTATTGCTGTGTGGCATTAGGATGCAGCTTCATCAGTAATTGGCCCTGCGTATGTGATTAACGCACCGCCTCTGCTGGCGATCGTATAAAGTGGAGCATTGTAGCGTTTTCCGTTGAGAATCGACGCGTAGAGATTTATAATTTAAGTTCCATCCGGCACAATACACGACCACCTCTCTGCGCCAGAACAAGCTTGCTCAAAAGAAAATGGCGCTGGTTAATGCATTTAAAACTGGGAATTCCGTCGTGCGACCTATTCAAAAATCAAAGAAACTGGCGGATGTCTGCTATGACATCCGTGGCCCTGTGCTGGAAAAGGCACGTCAAATGGAAGAGGATGGTCATAAGATCATCAAGCTCAATATCGGTAATCTGGCCGCCTTCGGTTTCGATGCGCCTGACGAAATCGTGCAGGACATGATTCGCAATATGGGCAATGCCTCCGGCTATACCGATTCCAAAGGGATGTTCGCGCCGCGTAAGTCGATCATGCATTACTCTCAGCAAAAGCAGATAGAAGGCGTCGGGATTGAAGATATCTACCTTGGCAATGGCGCCTCGGAACTGATTGTCATGAGCGTCAATGCCTTGCTTAACAGCGGTGATGAGGTGCTGGTGCCGTCGCCCGATTATCCCTTGTGGACCGCTGCGGTCAGCCTTTCGGGCGGTAAACCGGTGCATTATGTGTGCGACGAACAAGCCGGTTGGCAGCCAGATATAGCGGATATTCGCAGCAAAATCACGAGCAATACCAAGGGCATCGTCGTGATTAATCCGAACAATCCGACCGGGGCTCTATATACAGTCGATGTACTGAAAGAAATCGTCGAACTGGCGCGGCAGCATCAATTGATTATTTTTGCCGACGAAATTTACGACAAAGTCTTGTACGACGGCAATACGCATACTTCCCTGGCGTCGTTGGCGAATGATGTCTTGTTCATCACCTTCAACGGTTTGTCGAAAAATTACCGGTCTTGCGGTTATCGCGCCGGCTGGATGGTGGTGTCCGGTGAGAAAAAACATGCCGGCGACTATATTGAAGGCCTGAACATGCTGGCTTCGATGCGGCTGTGCGCCAATGCGCCCGGACAATTCGCGATTCAGACCGCGCTAGGGGGGTATCAGAGCATCAACGATCTGGTTGCTCCTGGGGGGCGTCTTGCCAAGCAGCGCGATCTGGCGCACAAATTACTGATCGATATTCCCGGCGTGACCTGTGTGAAACCAAAATCGGCGCTGTACATGTTTCCTCGGCTGGATCCGGAAATTTATCCGATTGTCGACGATCAGCAATTCGCCTACGATTTGCTGGCAGAGGAAAAAGTATTGATTGTGCAGGGAACGGGCTTTAATTGTCCTACTCCGGACCATTTCCGTGTCGTTTTCCTGCCCAATACCGATGACTTGACCGAGTCCATGGGGCGCATTGCCCGTTTTCTGGATAATTACCGGCGCCGTCACGGTACGGCCTGATACGGCGACTGGTCCTAATTCACCCGCTCCCTGTTTATAACGTAGCAACGACGCCGCATCCGCGCGGCGTCATCATTTTTAGTGACGATTACATGAAACCCATCAAAGTAGGCTTGCTCGGCATCGGCACCGTCGGTACCGGTACATTCAACGTACTCAAACGCAATCAGGAAGAAATTTCCCGTCGTGCCGGTCGCGGCATAGAAATTACGATGGTGGCGGATCTGGATACCGCACGCGCTACTGAGCTTACGCAGGGGCTATGCAAGGTGGTTTCTGACGCCAATCTGGTGGTTTCGGACCCCGAAATCGATATCGTCATCGAGTTGATTGGCGGTTATGGGATTGCGAAAGATCTGGTGCTCAAAGCGATCAGTAACGGCAAGCATGTCGTTACGGCCAATAAGGCGCTCATTGCCACGCATGGCAATGAGATTTTCAAGGCGGCGCAAGAAAAAGGCGTGATGGTCGCGTTCGAGGCGGCAGTCGCCGGCGGTATTCCTATCATCAAGGCCTTGCGTGAAGGTTTGACGGCTAACCGGATTCAATGGCTGGCGGGAATTATTAACGGCACGACCAATTTCATCCTGTCCGAAATGCGCGACAAGGGTCTTGATTTCGGTACCGTATTGAAAGAAGCGCAGCGTTTAGGCTACGCGGAAGCCGATCCGACTTTCGATATTGAAGGTGTCGATGCAGCGCACAAACTGACCATCATGGCTTCCATTGCTTTCGGTATTCCGGTGCAATTCGACAAGGCTCATGTGGAAGGGATAACCAAGTTGCAGGCCATCGATATTCGTTATGCCGAACAACTGGGTTACCGGATCAAGTTGCTCGGCATTACGCGACTCACACCAAAGGGTATCGAGTTGCGGGTACATCCGACGTTGATTCCGGCCAGCCGCCTGATCGCTAATGTGGAAGGCGCAATGAATGCCGTGGTCGTGCATGGGGATGCGATCGGTGAGACGCTGTATTACGGCAAGGGAGCGGGCGCTGAGCCGACGGCTTCCGCAGTGATTGCCGACCTGGTCGATATCACTCGTCTGGCAACCGCTGATCCCGGTCAGCGGGTGCCGCATCTTGCATTCCAACCGGATTCGATGGCGACCACGCCCGTGTTGCCGATGTCCGAAGTTACCACCAGCTACTATTTGCGTATGCATGTGGCTGACCAGCCCGGCGTATTAGCCGATGTCACGCGGATACTTGCCGATTCATCGATATCGATAGATGCGATGCTGCAAAAAGAACCTGCGTCGGGTGAGACGCATACCGACATCATTATTCTGACCCATCAAACGCAGGAAAAAAATATTGATGCGGCGCTGCTTCGGATAGAAGCCTTGTCGACACTGGTCGGGAAGGTGATCAAAATCAGGCTGGAGCAATTAGATTAATTAGCGAAAATTCCGGTCGAAAAAAAGCCAGGCTAATCCAAGTTAGCCTGGCTTTTTTTTTTTCACAAGGGACTCATCGAGTGTGGCAGGCCTTGGAAGGGATACGCA harbors:
- a CDS encoding EamA family transporter; protein product: MNITTFGFIFVGICLNALAQLLLKAGTNAVGAIHLTAENWFATGVKLATQVPILGGLTCYVLSVGVWIIGLSRVDVTIAYPLLSIGYVINAIGAWYFLGEAVSVQRLLAIAVIIVGVVLLTRS
- a CDS encoding glycosyltransferase family 39 protein encodes the protein MTTGHGREWHQSRKLGWILFILFLTVWFYMLGARVLVPTDEGRYAEMAREMVFSHDWVTTRLNGIKYFEKPPLQTWMNAITFELFGLGEWQARLWTGLCGLLGIGLVAHTGRRVFNRRIGLYAALVLGSSFFWAGLGHINTLDMGLAGMMTLTLCGLLLSQRSDAGTAENRNWMLICWAGMALAVLSKGLIGIVLPGAVLVLYTLVSSDWAIWKRLHLGKGLCLFFLITTPWFVLVSLKNPEFLHFFFIHEHLQRFTSKIHHRAGPWYYFFPILLLGIIPWLGVLVQSLWHGRRDQDQGYSRNGFQPRKMLLVWAAFIFIFFSISGSKLPSYILPIFPAVALLIACYLDKASYRAVIGCAALLAIPCAVSLPFIARIPEMAKDGFSQPLIEAHVPWIYAAAIIGLLGGLFAMRFARRYKEVSIAVLALTAFLAGQLLILGHEKQGAYSAGVAYVPMLQQEIKPDTALFMVGLYEQSLPFYLRRTMTLVEHADEMEFGLGQEPQLWIPKVDAFAVLWRADQAAGKKDIAFIEPDIYLRLQKKGLPMRVLGQDPRRVIVANDMLPALLPTPEKQETH
- a CDS encoding Mth938-like domain-containing protein — protein: MKLHPNATQQYQTVTAYDDDGVEFNAQRYRYSLLVLPEIAPAEWPVSAFDSLTAEHFAQIDATQPDVVILGTGQRQRFAHPKLMTALTERRIGVECMDNQAACRTYNILMAEGRKVALALIFEPQESGKSL
- a CDS encoding pyridoxal phosphate-dependent aminotransferase, yielding MRPIQKSKKLADVCYDIRGPVLEKARQMEEDGHKIIKLNIGNLAAFGFDAPDEIVQDMIRNMGNASGYTDSKGMFAPRKSIMHYSQQKQIEGVGIEDIYLGNGASELIVMSVNALLNSGDEVLVPSPDYPLWTAAVSLSGGKPVHYVCDEQAGWQPDIADIRSKITSNTKGIVVINPNNPTGALYTVDVLKEIVELARQHQLIIFADEIYDKVLYDGNTHTSLASLANDVLFITFNGLSKNYRSCGYRAGWMVVSGEKKHAGDYIEGLNMLASMRLCANAPGQFAIQTALGGYQSINDLVAPGGRLAKQRDLAHKLLIDIPGVTCVKPKSALYMFPRLDPEIYPIVDDQQFAYDLLAEEKVLIVQGTGFNCPTPDHFRVVFLPNTDDLTESMGRIARFLDNYRRRHGTA
- a CDS encoding homoserine dehydrogenase, giving the protein MKPIKVGLLGIGTVGTGTFNVLKRNQEEISRRAGRGIEITMVADLDTARATELTQGLCKVVSDANLVVSDPEIDIVIELIGGYGIAKDLVLKAISNGKHVVTANKALIATHGNEIFKAAQEKGVMVAFEAAVAGGIPIIKALREGLTANRIQWLAGIINGTTNFILSEMRDKGLDFGTVLKEAQRLGYAEADPTFDIEGVDAAHKLTIMASIAFGIPVQFDKAHVEGITKLQAIDIRYAEQLGYRIKLLGITRLTPKGIELRVHPTLIPASRLIANVEGAMNAVVVHGDAIGETLYYGKGAGAEPTASAVIADLVDITRLATADPGQRVPHLAFQPDSMATTPVLPMSEVTTSYYLRMHVADQPGVLADVTRILADSSISIDAMLQKEPASGETHTDIIILTHQTQEKNIDAALLRIEALSTLVGKVIKIRLEQLD